The nucleotide window TCGACGGTCGCATGCTCCACGTTGCTCTCGTCAAGGGAACCCCTGAACCTGATCGGGACGTTCTCGTGCGCGTCCACTCGGAGTGCCTGACGGGCGACGTCTTCGGGTCGAGACGCTGCGACTGCGGCGACCAGCTCGGCGAGGCCCTCCGGATGATCGAACGGGAGGGCGAGGGCGTCTTCTTGTACATGCGGCAGGAGGGCCGCGGCATCGGGCTTCGCAACAAGATGCTCGCCTACATGCTGCAGGACGAGGGACGCGACACGGTCGAGGCGAACGAGGAGCTGGGGTTCGACGCCGATCTCAGGGACTACGGCGAGGGCGCCCAGATCCTGGCCGACCTGGGCGTCCGGCGGATCCGTCTCATCACGAACAACCCGAGGAAGGTCGTCGGGCTCGAGGGATACGGGCTGACGATCGTGGAACGCGTTCCGCTCGAGATCCCGCCGACCGAGTGCAACGAACGCTATCTCCGTACGAAGCGAACGAAGCTGGGACATCTGCTGGAGCTCAGGGAGGAGCCTGTCGGATCAGAGGCCCAACGCAAGGGAGAGGACGAATGAGCAAGGTTCTCGAAGGCAATGTGACCGGCGAGGGGCGCCGCTTCGGCATCGTCGTCTCGCGGTTCAACGAGTTCGTGTCGCTCCGCCTTCTCGAGGGCGCGATGGACTGCCTCAGACGCCACGGCGCCGCCGACGACGACATCACGATCGCGTGGGTCCCCGGCGCGTTCGACATCGCGCCGGTCGCCAAGAGAATGGGTGACTCGGGGAAGTACCATGCAGTACTATGCTTAGGGGCCGTCATCCGCGGCGCCACGCCGCATTTCGACTACGTTGCGGCGGAGGCCGCCAAGGGCGTCGCCCAGGCCGGCATGACTGCGGACGTGCCCGTCGTCTTCGGGGTCATCACGTCCGACACGCTCGAGCAGGCGGTCGAGCGCGCGGGCTCCAAGGCCGGCAATCGCGGCTGGGACGCCGCGATGTCCGCGATGGAACTGGCCGATCTCGTCGCCAGACTCGACTAGGTTCCGGAGGCGATCTTGGGCGTCCGACGCGAGGGCAGGGAACTCGCACTGAAGCTCCTGTACCGTGAGGAGGTCACGGGGCTCGTGGACGACGCGATCCCCGGGATCGAGGGCGTTCACGAGGAGGCCCGGGCCTTCGCTGAGGAGCTGACGGCCGGCGTGCGCACCGAACGCGGCAGCATCGACCGCGCGATCTCGGATGCCAGCGAGCACTGGGAGATCTCCCGCATGGGGGCCGTCGACCGGAGCATCCTCCGGATCGGCGTCTACGAACTCCTTTACAAACCCGACGTCCCTGTCGGAGCGATAATCAACGAGGCCGTCGACGGAGCGAGGAAGTACAGCTCGCAGGAGTGCGGGCGGTTCGTCAACGGTGTGCTCGACCGCATCGCGAGAGAGCGGAAGGACCACGGAGCGTCCGCGGCGCACGCGAGCGAGCCCGGCGCCGCCGGAGTCGATGAGCTGGGGGACGAGTGCGCTACGGGATCCTGAGCGACA belongs to Candidatus Effluviviaceae Genus V sp. and includes:
- a CDS encoding 6,7-dimethyl-8-ribityllumazine synthase, whose protein sequence is MSKVLEGNVTGEGRRFGIVVSRFNEFVSLRLLEGAMDCLRRHGAADDDITIAWVPGAFDIAPVAKRMGDSGKYHAVLCLGAVIRGATPHFDYVAAEAAKGVAQAGMTADVPVVFGVITSDTLEQAVERAGSKAGNRGWDAAMSAMELADLVARLD
- the nusB gene encoding transcription antitermination factor NusB; its protein translation is MLGVRREGRELALKLLYREEVTGLVDDAIPGIEGVHEEARAFAEELTAGVRTERGSIDRAISDASEHWEISRMGAVDRSILRIGVYELLYKPDVPVGAIINEAVDGARKYSSQECGRFVNGVLDRIARERKDHGASAAHASEPGAAGVDELGDECATGS